In a single window of the Elaeis guineensis isolate ETL-2024a chromosome 8, EG11, whole genome shotgun sequence genome:
- the LOC105050435 gene encoding coniferyl alcohol acyltransferase: MAGCKEYAVTVKAKERVAAGLPVQEQRLPLSNLDLLLPALDVGVFFCYKKLPAEQSPATFATMVSALKTSLARALVTYQPFAGEVVTNSMGEPELLCNNRGVDFIEAYANVELQELRLYNPDESVEGKLVPKKEEGVLCVQATELKCGGLVLACTFDHRIADAYSTNIFLVAWAETAGSKPISLSPSFRRSLLTPRRSGSHDPSLDRLFVPFSSLPPLPPPSPDQEAAVSRIYYIVADDIARIQVAAGGQRTKMEAFIAYLWRVLSRTARPEDKVCRIGAVVDGRSRLAPGGEMAGYFGNVLSFPYGSLGVEELKDMGLEEVAEVVHGWLRPAVTEEHFRGLVDWVEFQRREPVVPRILLGHKEEGVGCMVSSGRRLPVGEVEFGWGRAVFASYHFPLENPTGYAMPMPSAKGNGDWVVYMHLRKSFADLLEAEEPPVFRPLTADYFLAVAK, translated from the exons ATGGCTGGATGCAAAGAGTATGCAGTAACGGTGAAGGCGAAGGAGAGAGTGGCTGCGGGGCTGCCGGTGCAGGAGCAACGGCTGCCTTTGTCCAACCTTGACCTGCTGTTGCCGGCATTGGACGTCGGTGTGTTCTTCTGCTACAAAAAACTACCAGCCGAACAGAGCCCGGCGACTTTCGCCACCATGGTCAGTGCTCTCAAGACATCACTGGCTCGGGCCCTGGTGACCTACCAACCCTTCGCCGGCGAGGTCGTCACCAACTCGATGGGTGAGCCTGAGCTGCTTTGCAACAACCGCGGCGTGGATTTCATCGAGGCTTATGCCAATGTGGAGCTCCAAGAGCTGCGCCTTTATAACCCTGATGAAAGCGTGGAGGGGAAACTGGTGCCCAAGAAGGAGGAAGGGGTGCTCTGTGTCCAG GCAACAGAGCTCAAATGCGGGGGGCTGGTGCTGGCCTGCACTTTCGACCACCGCATTGCGGACGCCTACTCCACCAACATATTCCTGGTAGCCTGGGCCGAGACCGCCGGTTCCAAGCCTATTTCCCTTTCCCCCTCCTTCCGCCGCTCTCTCCTCACACCGCGCCGCTCGGGCTCTCACGACCCCTCTCTGGACCGCCTCTTCGTGCCGTTCTCCTCGCTGCCGCCCCTGCCCCCGCCCTCTCCCGACCAGGAGGCCGCCGTCAGCCGCATCTACTACATCGTCGCCGACGACATCGCCCGGATCCAAGTCGCTGCCGGCGGCCAGCGAACCAAGATGGAGGCCTTCATTGCCTACCTCTGGCGCGTCCTCTCCCGCACCGCCCGCCCGGAGGACAAGGTCTGCCGCATAGGCGCCGTCGTCGACGGACGTTCCCGGCTGGCCCCCGGTGGCGAGATGGCCGGGTACTTCGGCAACGTGCTGTCGTTCCCATACGGGAGCCTCGGGGTGGAGGAGCTGAAGGATATGGGCCTGGAGGAGGTGGCGGAGGTGGTGCACGGGTGGCTGCGGCCGGCGGTAACGGAGGAGCACTTCCGGGGTCTGGTGGATTGGGTGGAGTTCCAGCGGCGGGAGCCAGTGGTGCCGAGGATCTTGCTCGGGCATAAGGAAGAGGGGGTAGGGTGCATGGTGTCGTCGGGTCGGCGTTTGCCGGTGGGGGAGGTGGAGTTCGGGTGGGGGAGGGCGGTGTTTGCGTCGTACCACTTCCCATTGGAGAACCCCACAGGCTACGCGATGCCTATGCCCAGCGCCAAAGGGAACGGGGACTGGGTGGTCTACATGCACCTGCGCAAGAGTTTTGCGGACCTGCTGGAGGCAGAGGAGCCGCCGGTTTTCCGACCTCTGACCGCCGATTATTTCCTGGCGGTTGCCAAGTGA